From Veillonella dispar, one genomic window encodes:
- a CDS encoding diacylglycerol/lipid kinase family protein, which produces MSRCLVIINPVSGGGAARRYALDLQWKLSTLFETIEVKFTTGEGDATRFAKDACERGFDAVFCMGGDGTVNETVNGIAQGGFKSTFGFIPVGTVNDMSRALGIHQNPTQAIKRININQTRTIDIGRCNDKYFCNNIAAGVIPKVIEEVTPKEKSILGPLAYFLRAGQALFTTKDYTYRIQTENDDFICKSPLVLALLTNVVSSFERFMPEASVDDGYMRIIIFKEYFILDILSVLPLIISGAIYNSRYTTTLTVKKAHIELLSNIGDLPTNMDGDQGPSMPVDIEVLPRVLKVFAPAKHKKKKALNLPILPHI; this is translated from the coding sequence ATGAGCCGTTGTTTGGTAATCATAAACCCTGTATCGGGTGGCGGTGCGGCGCGCCGATATGCCCTCGATTTACAATGGAAATTGAGCACCTTATTCGAAACGATTGAGGTCAAATTCACCACCGGTGAAGGAGATGCTACACGTTTTGCTAAGGATGCTTGCGAACGCGGATTCGATGCTGTATTCTGCATGGGTGGTGACGGCACCGTAAATGAAACCGTAAACGGTATTGCCCAAGGGGGCTTCAAATCTACCTTTGGTTTTATACCAGTAGGTACTGTTAACGATATGTCTCGTGCCCTTGGCATTCACCAAAATCCAACACAAGCGATCAAACGTATTAATATCAATCAAACTCGTACCATTGATATCGGTCGTTGCAATGATAAATATTTCTGCAACAACATCGCAGCCGGTGTTATTCCAAAGGTAATCGAAGAGGTTACTCCAAAGGAAAAAAGTATTTTAGGCCCACTCGCCTACTTCTTGCGCGCCGGCCAAGCATTGTTCACAACGAAGGACTATACCTATCGCATCCAAACAGAGAACGATGATTTTATTTGTAAATCCCCGCTCGTGTTAGCATTGCTTACCAATGTAGTATCTAGCTTTGAACGCTTTATGCCAGAAGCCTCTGTAGACGATGGCTATATGCGTATCATCATTTTCAAGGAATATTTCATTCTCGATATTCTCAGCGTACTACCACTCATCATTAGTGGCGCCATTTATAACTCCCGTTATACAACAACGCTAACCGTTAAAAAAGCTCATATTGAACTATTATCTAATATCGGTGATTTACCTACTAATATGGACGGCGATCAAGGTCCATCCATGCCGGTAGATATCGAAGTATTGCCGCGTGTACTAAAAGTATTTGCACCAGCAAAGCACAAAAAGAAAAAGGCTTTGAATTTGCCTATATTACCGCATATATAA